From the genome of Primulina huaijiensis isolate GDHJ02 chromosome 11, ASM1229523v2, whole genome shotgun sequence:
TTAATCCTAAACCAAACCATTTTAATTCGGTCCggttttgtttttttgtattACGGTTTGGTTATTACGGTCGGTTATTACGGtttgtttaataaatttagttataaataaagttgtacgttataaattttaaaaaaatataataaaaaatcacaatcaaattggttttgattatcttacaaaaatcaaaataaagtaattaaaaaCAGACATAGCTATAATTTNAGGACATAACGTACTAAACAACAATTCTCTCAATAACACTGCGCACATCAGTTATTAACTAACTAGTCTTTCTGTccgaaaatataaaaaaagaaccaaaattaaattatagcATGGGAGTAAATTATTGAGTAATACTTTTAAGGACCAAACCAGGTGGTTTTGAAGCCCAAGGAATTCACGGTGTGATAAGACATAAGACCAAAGAAAAGCTTACCTGCATCTTATCCCAATCTTTCAACCTGGGGTGTGTTAGCATGTAATCATCACGCAGAGGGGCCCAAGATGGAGCTTCTTCATCCATAGAACCACTGGGTGTACCAACCTGCAAGATTTCAAACCACAATAAAGTCCAATCAGGAACCAAGGGAATTGGGTGGCTCCCAGCAAAAAAAAATGCTTAATCACATGGTAAATGAGTTGATAACCAGAACCTTAGCAGCAGCCTGGGCAGATTGTGATGATGTCTTGCCCAACTCCGAAAAGAAGGCTTCTTTCCTCCGCTTCGTCATTACTGACATATTTCCATGATGGTTATTGCAACAAAATCAGataatgcaaaaaaaaatatgatttgaatTCTCACCGAATGCTAATCCATACTTTGGAAAAAAGTCCTTCGGTATTTCATTCATCGCATAGATTGATAGTTATTTGCATTAAAATTACATGAAACAGATAGTGTTTTATATctgttttaaaaatcaataatggATCGGCCTTTAGTCATTAGATATGAAAATCACACACCAATGTTTGACTTCATTTCCAAGAGATTCTCATTTGCCCAAAATGAACCATGCCAGGCTGCGCCCAACACCTTGGACAACTTTGACAACCATGTTTTCATCCCTTCTCAAAACAAcacaattattatattatattttaatgcaatgaaactatattttgaaattccaaCATACCATAACAAActattaaaaattcaaataaccCAATGCACTCTCACATGATATGACATCATCAGTAAAAAATTGTTTctttcaggaaaaaaaaacccaaatatTCTTCAAAACCCATAATTCATATTCAAATAAAACAAACAGTACCTCTGGAATTGTTCAAGTTAGTCACACCAACCTCAGAATTTACCGTAGACACTACAAACATAACTCTTAACACCTCAGATACAGTTTGTTTCTCTAAACAAATTGAAATTCATGGGATGACTTCATATTCCAAAACATACGATCCAATTTCAGTTCCATAATAAAgtaatttagcatataaaccTCTATTCCTCAATGGACATCAGCTACACAATATAATTCTCAGACTAACTATCAAGAAATCACATAATCTATTTGACCTAAAAGTCTTCAATATGATTCTACAATCAACAAGGCTTTACTTTACAAAAAACCTATAGACTTGCGCATGCGTAAAGCAAGCATACATTTGAATATGAAGAATTAATGTGTtggaaaataatgaaaaaaataaaaataaaagatttttctAATTGGATTCCATCATTccaagaaatataatatatgttggaaaataatgaaaaaaaataaaaataaaagatttttctAATTGGATTCCATCATTCCAAGAAATATAAGTGGAACAAAGAAAGAAATACCAAGAACCAAGTATATGGGAGATTGAATAGAAAGTTAACCGTAATCACATACTTTTCTCATCTTTTGTTCTCGAGGGATTTAAGCCTTTCTGAGCATTTTGTGCCTTGTTTACCTGTGTGAAGCACAAAGCATAGATACAGAGTGCAGCAAATTGTGCTATGAACAAGGgcaaaaattgaagaaaatggAAAGCTTGAGCACTAGAAGGTAATGGTACAAAGTTGGCTCGAAAACTTACAGCATTGAACAACTTGACCACTGAACGCCCAGCAGTACACATGGCAATGATAAGATCAAATCAGTCTCTTGACAAAAATAAATGAGCCCATTCAGTCATATTAAGCAATAAAACAATTTGTACCTCCTTTAGTAGCCACTCCCAATAGAAACTTTTCATGGGCATCCAAATAATTAGTAGGCTTCACATGTCCCTTCTCACCTTGCTTCTCATCAAAAGAATCGATAAACAACAAACCACTATCAATCAAAGAGCAAGTAGGAGAAAACAAGGTACATCATTAAACCAAGTCTAAATCAATAAAACCCAATACCAAACGCTTCTCTTTCCTTGCCTCCCCCTTTACTTTCCTTTCCGCTTCTTCAGCAAGTTTTTCACCTAAAAGCTTCTTATGAGCAGATAATACAGGACCCTGCAAACAAAACACATTCAGAGTTCGTACTCTAATTCCTCTAGAGCtctattttaattaaaagatttttCACTCTATAGTAGGCGTCCAAGTCTTCGACCATCATTTAAAGAAATACACTTTCTTTTTAACAAAACGAATGAATAAATCTCTAATATACTAGAAAATTCATTACAATTATTgtgatacaaatatatatacctCCCTCAACCTAAACACAGCCTTGAGCAGAAATAAAGAGTTCCAGAAATTCAGCTTACCAACACATTCGAATCCTCACCGCTCTTCTTAGcaataattttcttaaatgcCAGCTTAAAAGCTTTAATTCCCTCTGTAAATTTTGTTACACCAGGCTGGATTCCGCCCTCTTCGTCTTCTGAAACTTCATTCTCCTCCTCGACCCCTAAGTCATCGTATTCACCATCTTCGTCCGAATTATAATCTCTAGCCCTTTTCTGAAAGAACTTTCTGTCTATTTTGCTCATAGTCCATTCAGTTTCTTTCAACATGCTTTTAAGCAAATCTAACCACTGCAAACGCAAATCAAGGAATCATATATTGCTGTGGCAAAGATACTAGCTATTAAACCACCCTCTTAGCTCCAAATGCAGCTTGCAtctgaaacaagtaattgacgGAATGCTAGTAATAAGAGGCAAAAGAGCCAAATCAAGCCGAATGCTACTCCTATTTTCATTGAAGCTCAAAAAATGATCAATTCTAGGTTCCAATCAGGCACTAAAGCTGGACCAATAAATCCCAACAACTCCAATAATCATTGTATTAACCATAATTCTCAATTATACGCACAAActaatttatacaaaattatagaCTTGTCCAATTTATACCTCGAAATTTTCCAATGATCGAACCTACAATATATAACAGATATATAAGTCAATATAGAACAATTTAATCAACAAAAACGAATTAAATTGGAGCGTACGAAAACCCGGATTTTGGCAGCTTACTTATAAGAACAAGCGCTGGGATTTCAGACCCGAATATGCAAAGATCGAAGCAGCTAGTGGTCCCGAGGTGGTGGCTCTCCGGAGACTCGTCGAAATCTCGCCGGAAAGAGCTAAACGCTAGCAAGAAAACAGGGGAAACATATAGGCTTCAATCCCTACTCAAAATACCACAAATCCACCAAATAGACGAAGTTATAACTCACCGGAAAATCGGACAAGACCTTGCGCAAGCACAACTCTCAGAACAGAGCTCGGCGGTCTGATTTCTTCCGATTCAGCGCAGGAAAAAGAGTGCTAGGGCTGGAGGAAGAAGTTTCTAAGCTGTTGTGCTTCTTCTCCGGCGACTGGGCTGCGCGCGGTGGTCGGGTGCCCAAGGGAGAAGAATCGACGGAAAGCTGGTGGGTTTCTCAGGGTTTAGGGCTTGTATTATAACAGTTGAGGGGTTAGAAAAACTATTCGAGCGtgataccaaaattttttttttttgcatttttttcgaaatcaaaaaatcttttttttcctattatgatattattatattttttattaaaattaaattcaataaaaaaatagaaaacacactaattataatatttatatcaaattataaatatctaatattcattctataaatttattaaacaatatttcaaatatttaattttatgttacaCGCAACGAGTGTATCATTCGTTAGTTTATTATTAAATGGCTTGGTTTTATTAATTGAAATAGGTTGGATTCTcgcatattataattataatttcttttctcgcatcatattattattaaatgagTTGGGCTTTTATTAATTGAAATTGAATGAGCTGGACTCTcacatattataattataatcttAATTTTTCATCGACATATCGAAATTTTTTAAAGTGATGTCAATACTGATATTCAAAAATTTCggtaaaatatcatatttttggtATATCATTAAATTCGATATATGCGATTTTTTCAGTACAACAGGTACGATGTACcagaattttgatatttttttcccaCATCTCGTTCTACTGCGCTCATAAAGACATACgaataaattataaatcattggacaaatatttcatttcaCCATGCATTGTGTTGACtccaataaattatttataactcgattaaattgcataaaataatataattttatttatttatttattactttCATATGAGATcatgaaacataaattcattgGACAAGTTGTCAATAAAATACATCTAAAGCTTCTTACTATCATATCATATAATTGTAATAATCTGCTTCTTGCCTAGATTAAATCtatatgaaatattaattataactTTAATCTTATTGACTTTAAtccaataaatttatattatttaaatgctATGTTAAAAAACTTATGATAATAAAACTACGTTTGAagacatcaaaatattttatttcataattacACTTCTTAACAAATAACATCTCACTCACTCCCCCGTTTACATGACAAAAACTTCTCTTTTTTATACGCACATAGCTTGCACATTTTCCATTAGGCCATCTTCAACCCAAAACTCTATTTTAATGCAActctactttaaaatagtgCAGCTTCTGCATTAAATACAATATGCATCTCCAACACATCTACTTCAAAtcttattctaaaaaaaatattctcgtaatatttttttatttatttatttaaatttttttcttattatttataaaatttatattttttaaaatttagtgatataattataattacattttatattggatatatttaatattaaatttttaataattacgataatattacaaaaatattaatttaattattttaaatataatattgaaaTCTATATTATACgaattaaaatagaaataatttaaattggtgaaataaaattaatacatgaCATTAAGTTAAATAACATATTACAAATAcaacttcaattatttgaaCGATCATATTCATCCCATAAACGATCAATTAAAGCATTTCGTAATGTATAATGAGAAGAATAAACTTTTGTACATGGATATAAGTACAATTGGCGATCCAGAAATGCGTCAAATTGTTCAAAATGAACAAGCAAGAATTATGCAAAAAAGAGATGTAGAACGTCGTCAACATGAGAGCAGCgcatttggaaaatattttggtgATTTTGGAAGATCTGAATCTTGATCCGGATCCGATTTTCcaaattattgatgatttagtttgtttatcttttattatatttgcatttaaattatctgaattcgaattcgtatttttattttaactatGTACttgaatgtttaaatattattcaataaatttgtgtgttagatgtttaattataaaattattttaaaatatatttataaatttatataattaaatattttaatttttatgattaaatatctaattattaaaataataaaataaatattatactattatataaatatatctaattattaaattaatataataatatcataattcttaatataaatatttataattaaaaaaaacaaaaaaaatataaaaaaaaaaagaaagaaaacaccTCAGCGCCAATTCTCTGCGCCAAATTGGCGTAGAGGGAAATGGAGCTGGAGAAACTTATTTTGATGCTTGGGTTGGAGATACTCTTAGTATGGATAGTTCTATGTAGTCATTTGTTATTGGAGCACCTCATGCATTGGATCAGGTTAATTGTCGTTGTATCAGATAATGATAAATGGAAAATACATTCTATCTTTCACTAATTTTTATCTTCCGACATAACCTTATAAGGTTTTATTATCTTTAAAATAGCTTTAACAACTCGAtgctaaaaaattattaaaatggatgagaattcaaaaatataaaaatttcccTAATATAAATATCTTAAACAAATATAGACTAGATTGTTGACTGAGGAGtagttaacaaaaaaatttgggATGTCATCATCATCATTCTAGGAACCTATGTAAAGGTATATAAAATAGATCCCACTTACGACGATTTTGGATATTACCTACACAGATTGTTTGTGCCTCTTACGCTGGTCCATTTCACTTAACGGTGTAATATTCTTAATTCACTTAGCGGCGTGTGATCATGATTAATCATGATCATACATCTAACCATAATTCATCAACTTAACATATTTATCAAAATGTTGAATAGATCAAGGACCCTAAGATTTACTTAGGGAGGCGTAACGTTGGAGGGTGGTGGTGGATGTGGGTTGATAGGGAATGACTCTTACCCGGTGGAGGTGGTGGAGAAATTGACACGTCTAGCATTGGATGGTGTGGTTGATGATCCTGAAATCCGGCCGGACATGGGTAGGTGGTGGTTCAGATTTCGCAAATGTTCTTGGAATCACAGAAGTGGTCTGAGAGGATGGGTGCATGGTTACTGATATTACGGTTTCTATAGCACCCCGGTGACCCTCTAGCCTTggattttttgatttttcttttcttttcctctTTTAGTTCAAGCATACACACTAACACGTACAAAACTATAGCTTGACCATTGATTGTAAAGTTCTTACTTAGGTTGTCAATTTTTAGCATACGATTCATATGATAGAGATTCAAAGGGACATAAATGCTTTAAGCCATTGGCAAGTCTTTGAAGTACCTTTTTTTTTGTCCCCATCCACGTTGTAACTTGTAAGTCATTTTTGGGTTGAAACACGTAAGATTGTCGGAAAATTAGAGCGAACGATTTGGCCATATTCGTGTCCAGTGGATGCCTTGTGTTTGTGTTACTGAGGAAACTTGGATTTGTTCGATTTGCCCGTGAGTGGTGTGCAATCGGTCAGAACCGAACCGAAATTGTAAAAAACTGAATCGACCAAATAGTTTTTTCGATCAACCGAACCGACCAATTTAGCCACTAAAACCGATAAAACCAAACCGATAAAatatcggttatttcggtcggtaaCCAAAATAaccgatatatatatatatattttttaaaaatggctttttcaatttttttccacTTTCTAGACTTAAATgtattaaatttcaaaaaccgAACCGACTGATTTAAgccattatttaatatatatattatttaaccgatttttcaaattcaaaaccGAAATCGAACTGATTAAATCGATATtttcgagaaaaaaaaatcgatgaaCCGATTTAACGGAACTGAATTTTAAAGTtagttcggttttttcggtttaaCCAATGTTTTGCAAACCCCTATGCCCGTGCAATACTACTTGTACGTAGGGGTGGAGCCAGGATTCAAAACTACCTGGTGCTGGCTCTGTCCCATATTAGACGCTAATAGAGTGAGTATTTGGATAAAACCAAACTTTCTAAAAccgaattaattgaattttttttgacaaaccgAACTGACCAAACTTTACTGCTAAAATCAAACTGAAAAGCGGTTATTTCGTTCAGTAATCGAATTAATCAaacttttagtttttttaaaaaaaatcgagtttttatttaaaaatataatataaaaattgaattaagtaatttaaattttacttattaaaaaatatattttaaagtatagttttatttctaataaaagtttattagaaatttgtaatatttataaacttataaactttatttgtaaatttaataatattaataaatttttatataaaagttcaattttttctaagaaattattattatcccaaagttttggtgattgacaaAATCGAAACAGCACTTAAATGTTTTAGGAAAACATCcgcaatttattttatataacagGAACACTTCTAAACCGCTTGAAGCTCAACCACCTACAACTTGAAGAAGTTTCAATCGTTAGAAGACCTTCAATCGGCTGATCAAAGTCTTCAAACCGCTTCATTTAAGAAGCCATTCATTGCTCACTTAATGAAAGACATTCTCTGACCGAATCCGAACATTCAATGATTTTGCACCGTTACAAGCCAACCATGTCCTGCACCAGTCCCGATAAAGATCTGCATTTATGTCACTATCTCAGAATAGAATTGCTTAAACATTCTACAAGCTCTGAGGGAGCTAACAGTTACTACAAAAGGATGCTCAGCAGCAACTCTTCAAATGAACGGGATTCAAAGCTACACAAGCAAAGAGAACATTAAATGTTTGCTGAAGAACATTTAATGTAGTTGCAGCTGATAGTGACACATCATTCCAGCGATACGAGTTTACGTTATTCATATTTTTCGACCGTTGGGGTGATGGCTTATAAAAGAAGAGTTGAAAAATGCAGAATACGAGTTCGATCATTTTAAGCTTTTCAACCACGTGATTGACACACTACTAAAACTTGCATACTAAAAGATCTGAACGCACTTAAATTTCATATACTTCATCGCTCATCAAGCATGCACTCAGCAGAAATATATCTGATCATTCAAGGATCAATTTTGTGCTACTCAAAACATACAGTTTTCTTTTATCAATAAcattttggttatttgattgattgtgtTGTCTGGTGAACTGAGTGTTCTTAAAATCCAGAAGTGCAAGatgatcactaagagttccaaaacaGACAATGTGATAAGTCCTTATTGGAGTAGACTGTTGCAATAAatttgtaaagccaaagtcttttagttgaATCTATTCTAAAGAagaagaaagggt
Proteins encoded in this window:
- the LOC140988286 gene encoding uncharacterized protein encodes the protein MLKETEWTMSKIDRKFFQKRARDYNSDEDGEYDDLGVEEENEVSEDEEGGIQPGVTKFTEGIKAFKLAFKKIIAKKSGEDSNVLGPVLSAHKKLLGEKLAEEAERKVKGEARKEKRLQGEKGHVKPTNYLDAHEKFLLGVATKGVVKLFNAVNKAQNAQKGLNPSRTKDEKIMTKRRKEAFFSELGKTSSQSAQAAAKVGTPSGSMDEEAPSWAPLRDDYMLTHPRLKDWDKMQDTNVAGDFGRQSATDSSDDD